Genomic segment of Arachis hypogaea cultivar Tifrunner chromosome 11, arahy.Tifrunner.gnm2.J5K5, whole genome shotgun sequence:
GCTGAAAGAGAGAGGGATATAAGGCAGGGAATAGATCTAGCAACCACATTGGAGCGGATAGaaaagaattttgtgatttctgatcCTAGACTTCCAGATTGCCCAATTGTAAGATGAAGTTTTATATTGACACTTGCTTCTGTTCTTCTCTAATAAGATTGTCTTAACAAATAAAGTTTAAGCTACATTATCATGGAAGTCTTAATTCTTCTACATCCTTTATGAGATCAGAAAACATATCAGATATACATGTTCAATTGTTATGTTAATCAAACTCTTCATACTGTGATCTATGACAttgtcttttcttctcttctttatgACATTGGAGCTGGTATTGTATTTGTAATACTAATATCTTATTATCTTAGCTTGAATTGGTTACTGTTATATTGTTCTACATGCATGCATATACTTAACAGACGTCTTTAATGTGACTAATTTTTGGCGTTTGCTAACATTGCCTCAAGTGATTAATATTGATCCCTGTGCAGATATTTGCATCTGATAGCTTCCTTGAACTTACCGAATATACTCGAGaagaaattttgggaagaaaTTGTCGGTACAAATTTTACTCTATCTAcataaaagttaaattttttcTATTAACTACGAGGCATATAGTTTCAGTGTTTCCTGATTTTGTTGTCCTCTACCACTTGCTAGTAGTTTTTCTTTGAACCGAATGTTCTAGTATTAGAGACAAATGTACAACACGAGATATGAAATAACAtgtgataaaagaaagaaatatgaATGCTTTCAAATGTTGAGATTTTTTTAATAACCTCTATGGTTGTTGGATGTTTATTTTATACTAGAGTTAGCTAGTCTTTAAACTTTATCATTTTCAATTCTGTGGTAATCAATTTTtactatttataaattaaaaagataaatgagtGACTGATAAATCATATGTGGTTTGGATACAAGGTCCTTTTCCTTAGatctttaaagtttaaattgATATATACTTCATTAAATTCGGATTTTGAAACTGTAATGTCCTTGTTCCATTGTGTAGGTTTCTTCAAGGACCAGAAACAGATCAAGCAACTGTCCAAAAGATTAGAGATGCCATCAGAGAGCAGAGGGAAATTACTGTTCAGTTGATCAATTATACTAAGAGTGGTTAGCATTTGATCAAATTGTTGAGTATTTTCACTTTTGTGTGTGTGTGCATAAGTAACTGAAAACAAAAAGTTGCATTTTTAAGGATGCCTAAAAGCTTTGAATAATATATCAACAGGTTGATGTGTGCATTGCAGCTTTTGTATTCTAAATCTAATCCCCTCCtgttcttggttttttttttttaatctgtagGAAAGAAGTTCTGGAATTTATTTCACTTGCAACCTATGCGTGACCAAAAGGTGTTGCAATTCTcctagaaaacaaataaattttgatattgaaaAGTCAATATCTGTTatcatttattaatattattttctctattttgtgtTTAGGGTGAACTTCAATACTTCATTGGCGTTCAGTTAGATGGAAGTGATCATGTCGAACCCTTAAAAAATCGCCTGTCTGAGAATGCTGAGCTACAAAGTGCTAAGTTGGTGAGTGTTGTGTAATTCTAAGAAATGCTCCTTTAGCTCAATTGTTCAAACTCTGTAGATTTTCCTGTTGATTTCTACTTCTGTAGAATCTAAATATTTTGTGCATGCAATATATCtaagaattatattaaatatttaaaattagtgaaaatATTAACTTGTATTGttaaatgaaagatatttgaaaatgtTATTTGTGTGAAGGTAATAGCAGCAAGTACCATGAACTCATAGGTGACTCTGATGCTACTgaagttattagtttagtatGCATTTTCTTTTCCTAAAGAACCTTGCTCAACATTAGATTTTGCTTGAATAATTCTTTTTTTCCTCCAGGTAAAAGCCACTGCAGAAAATGTTGACGAAGCTGTTCGAGAACTTCCTGATGCCAACTTGGTAAAGGATTTTCTGCCTGTGAATTCTACGGTTCCTTAGCAGATTGTTTtttcatttgaatttatttatttatttatttttgagacTGACATTTTATGGGTGTTTATATTGAAGAGACCAGAAGATTTATGGGCAATTCATTCTCAACCTGTCTTTCCACTACCTCACAAGAAGGATAATCCTTCCTGGGTAGCAATAAAAAAGGTACCAATGTATATATTTTACTTCCTTTGTCATCAAGGTTACACAAATAATATGTATTCTCTTATAAACTTTGTTTCATGTAACTTGTACCAGCAATGTTCCTTGATGGTGTAAAGACAGACAAATACTTGATCCATTCTATATAATTATCTTATTTGAAATATAAGTCTTGTTATAGTAACACAAATTTTTACATCTGAAATGTGTGATGTTTTTAAATTTATAGACATTGTTTAGTGagatttacaatttttttctatgAATTTATTTGTTTGAATATTTTAGATTGCTGCAAGGGGTGAGAAAATCAGCCTGCATCATTTTTCGCCTATTAGGCCATTGGGTTGTGGAGACACTGGCAGGTAACAATTTTCAGATGCTTTGGCTGAATAAATTGTATATGTAGCATGCATACTATGGATATCTTCTCTAAACAGATTCTTTCCCATCTTTACTTCCTTTAATACATTGATATTGATAATATTTTCCTTTTCATTGAAAAGGCTATGTTGCTATTTGAATGTAATTTCTTGTAGATAAAGCTTTTAACAGAAGATTATTTATTATTGACATAATATCAAGGCCTCTTTAATCAAGTGGTCAATAGTTCAATCCTTGTTTTCATCATACttcaaattaatttgaatttcaaCATTTAAGTAGAGAGTATTATGCATTATTAGTGCTTCAAGCCTAAAGGCCTTCTTGTATCTTTATCTAGTAGCTCAAGCTTTATAGAAAGTTGGTGCTTGACAATCTACATAAGCAACaaactaaaatttacaaggaCTTAAATTCACTGAAACCTTGGTGTTTTCATTTATGCGACAGTGTTCATCTGGTGGAACTCCAAGGTACCGACGAACTATATGCAATGAAGGCAATGGAAAAGTCTATAATGTTAAACCGTAACAAGGTCTCTGGAAATACAAGTGGGGAAAATTTTGATTGATATATACCATTTATATGAATCTATGGCTTTGTTTTGTACTAATTAACTAGTACCTGACTCAAGTGTAGTTATAATttcacatttttgttttcaacaCACCATATCAAATTACCAATTTCTATCCTGTTATTGTTATCTTTCTTGCCTATCTTTTGTTTAGTTATAATAAATTTCTGTAATTGCTATTACAGGTTCACCGAGCATGTATCGAGAGAGAGATTATATCATTACTAGATCATCCTTTTCTTCCAACATTGTACACTTCATTTGAGGtaacttttctttttttgtgtATAAATGTCATGGCTCTTTTTTAAAATCCAGAAACCCTTCAGTGCTATAACATGTCACTTGAACTTAGGATGAATCTATTAAAAAAACATGACAAAACTTATGACAAAGTCCATTAAGTATTACATacaaaattacataaaaaatatgttaATGAGTATGATTGACATAGGATCCTTCCAAAGTGGTAGGGAGTAGTTAGTTTATAAGCTTCTATTCAACACTTTCCCTGTCTTCATCGTTCTATCCATCTCGCAAGGTCTACGATCAGAACCATCTATTTCATTCACTTGATAGTAGAGTAAAAAGGTGGTCTATAGTGGAGGATCAAACGACCGGCATGATACACACATTTGGCTGTTGACTAATGGTTCTAATGTTTCCTTTGTCTTTACAGACTTCCACCCATGTATGTTTGATTACTGACTTCTGTGCCGGTGGAGAGTTGTTTGCCTTGCTCGACAAGCAACCTATGAAGATTTTCAAAGAGGATTCAGCAAGGTACTTTTTGTTTCCATTTTTCATTATTTGGTTGCTAGTATTGGAATCTATCATCTCATGCCCTTAACAACTTATAGTTTTATTATAAGTTAAAATAGTAATTAGCATTTGTGTTAGAATACATAGCCACGTTATAATTAGTTAACTACTGGTTATTATGATCTAATTACGAGTAGTTCCTAATTACTCCTATATTAACTGTGTGCCTCAATCGGTTACATGGATCTGATATATACTAATCATATAATAAATCAAGCTATAGCTTGGGAGGCCTAATTACAGCTACTAAATCATTATACTCACTTCACCTAATTATCTAATCTTTCTAAACATTATTAAAGATATATgtctatatttattataaattcatATTGTAGACCCTATATATGATGTTAACTTCTATCATATCTCCAGATTTTATGCAGCAGAGGTTGTGATTGGTTTGGAATATCTGCACTGTTTAGGTATGCTGATCATTATCTCCTCCTTTCATCGGTTCGTATCACCTGCTTAGGCAGTTTCGTGTTCAATACATCCTCAATCTGTGTGTTGCTATTTGCTATGGTACCTTTGGACATATTTTAGAATCTTAAGTCCAAGATTTCTGACACATCAACTGAGATAGGCATGTTTTCTTTCTTCCAAGTTCCAAGCTTTCCACGAATTTCGGCAGTGTTTCTGGTTGTTTCTTCCATATAATATCTTTTGTGCTTGTGTGTTCTACATGGCTCGCATATAATCATCGACATTCTCACTATGCTCAATGatgataagaaagagaagagaaaaaaaaaattatagttcttaaataatatgaataatgctTTCTTTTACTTCATCTGTCTAGGTATAATTTATCGAGATTTAAAGCCCGAAAATATATTACTTAACAAGGAAGGCCATGTTGTATTGACTGACTTTGATCTATCATTTATGACAAATTGTAAACCCCAGGTATGCATCCTTATTCTCTGTAAACATAGCCCTTCTTATTTAAATCCTTGTGCCATATTGAATTCATTTTGATAAAACCATTTATCTTTACTACCATTTCATAGGGGAATTGAATGGATCAACATGTTAGAGTTGTACTTTGAAATATTTAGAACACTCAAATTGGAAGTTATCCCTACAGGTTGTTAAGCATCCTCCACCTAGCAATAGAAGAAGATCGCGAAGTCAACCACCTCCGACATTTGTTGCAGAGCCAGTTACACAATCAAATTCATTTGTTGGAACTGAAGAATACATAGCTCCTGTATGGTGAATTTCTGTTCAGTATTTTCTTTGTAGTACCTTAGTACACTACAAAGATTAGGTTTGTTATGTTAAAAAATCGAACCAGGGAGAAGACTAGTGTCAATGCATTATTCTGTTGTTTAtgtattatcatcatcattatcattgtcATGTACAAGGTTTCTAAAGTGCTTATATAACAGGAAATTATTACTGGAGCTGGGCATAGTAGTGCTATTGATTGGTGGACCCTTGGTAAGTTCTTCCATCCTTGTGCTTGCACACAAATTATGGAGGAGCATTCATTGCTATATTATCATAATttcataattaaattatattgttaGTGTACTTTCCAGTTGAAAACCGTTCAACTTCAAGTATATATTTATACTAACAATGCATCAAATCAAATTCTTAATAACAAATATGTACCCGTTTTTCTAATATCTACAAATTAtgtttttgattttctaaatatAGGTATCTTGTTGTATGAGATGCTCTACGGCCGTACACCATTTCGAGGAAAGAATAGACAGAGGACATTTTCCAACATCTTACACAAGGATCTTACCTTTCCAAGCAGCATCCCGGTAAAATACTAATAAGTTATTGCATCATGCAATTCTCAATTCTGAGTAAAGTGAAGTACACAATGCATATAATTAAGCATATGCATGACATTTGCTCTCAAATTTCTATTTGGtaccaaaattattattttgcatTGAAAGATCAGTATTCATCACTTTATAtatctaaatttaaattatacacCTAAATGTATAAACGGTTCACACACTGGATACTATGATCATGCATCAATTGATAGCTTTCTGCAAATTTCCAGGCAAGCCTTGCAGCAAGGCAGTTGATCAATGCACTACTGCAAAGAGATCCGGCCAGTCGTCTAGGCTCAACCACCGGTGCCAATGAGATCAAACAACATCCATTCTTCCGTGGAATCAATTGGCCTTTAATCCGCAACATGGTagttgcctcctaaaccttaaacaaCTTAAAcgaacatatcaaggcatcgaatttGACAATTCTaaagcctaaaaagtatgtttcaATCAATTAAGCATAATTAGGAGAAAATTCACAAAAGCATGCATTTACAAGGAATATGTGCAAGTTAAGTTGATAAATTCCACTCCTGTCAATCtaaaaatcatcataaaatatgaatttatcagTATTATTCGAGTGGATGTTATTACCTTAAAATGGGAAACCTCCCTTCTCTTTCCTTCTTTTGTTAATAAAGTCATGCTATAACATAGTCCGAAAAATATAGCCTCAATCTTCAACAGAATTAGAGTGGTTAATTATTAGATAAGACGAAGGAAAGCCTGGTGCATAAGCATCCTGCGTTAACGCAAGATCCGGGGAAGGGTCACGCCCAAAGGGTGTAATGTTGACATCCTAACCTAATATTACATCAGTGACTGATTACACAGCTTAAACCCCATAACCTTGAGTTCACACGGAAACAACTCAATTATTGCTTCAAGGCTCCtctaaaattattagataaaacgaagtgaaaaataaattactaaccCCTCAACTCAAAATCAATATTTCGAATCTAACACTTGTAGCAGGTTTATTATACTGACAACCTTTGAGTTGCTTATTTTCATGCAGAATCCACCTCCGTTAGAGGCTCCTCTAAAATTGATAGAAAAAGTTCCAGTGGCCAAGGATATAAAGTGGGAAGATGATGGTGTTCTTTCTACCTCAATTGATATGGATAATATTTTCTGAAAAGGGTTAAACACAAGTTACTCATCAAGATGCTTTGTCTAGAACCATGCCTGATCCATCCTTCAAGAATCAATCAATGGAGACTTCAAGCACAAAAAGTTTGTCTATGGTTCTGCGTTGAATCCAGTTGCAACTTTTGATCTTACAATAGAAGAGCATAACCAAATCCAATTATCCAAACAAATTTGTGAAGGATCAGCATGAAAGTATTATGTACATTGAATAAAGCCACAGTTTTTTCTTAGGATCATGCTTCCTAGCTATGATTATcaacaataaatcaataatatGTTTTGTAGagttaaaaaatatcatatatgTTGCTAGTCACTTTGTATAACTTGTTTGTAATCTAATTTGTATCAGTGCCACCATTGTAAAAAAAATGATGAGTTTctgttataatttaaatttagtgAATACAGTTGTTAAAATTAGTACCCATGAATGTGTCTTAAATTTCTGACAaagaatggaaaaaaaaaaaaaagaaaaagaaaatccaaTTCAAACTCAAAATTAGATTGGTTTGGACCACTAATAAGGGATGGTTTTTCCTTGTGCAAGTTATTGCTTCTTGGTTTAACAAGTAATAAGTGTTTGTAAAAAGAGTGGTATATCACAAATCAAAAACTTCATACATTTAAGAAAAATGCTCCATGAATACCAAatgaattatatttaaaatataatatagggtgctctataattttatattacactattcttctttttttttttttttttttgtgtctataTTACACTACTATAGTTTGACAGTTATTATTAATCATAAGGAACATCAAATTATTagaaatattttcttcttctaactAAGTACCAATATCTTTGGCCACCTTCTGGAATTGAATAGCAATATCTCTTACAATTTTGTTTATAAGGAAAAAacaatatatattcttttttggCTAAGTATCAAAGATATCAAATATAA
This window contains:
- the LOC112719701 gene encoding phototropin-2 — its product is MEKLKLPVKCDPDSSGSDHPDSFPIFKLPVSEDLRREEYGVGSVPAIAPSNSSGNRETMNKWMAFSRDSGFNNDGNSAMNNLSGAKSAAKVNDSTNHRTLTEASIAERTAEWGLPMNSSSVKAIAEKTSSSFDGDKTKNLSDRFVESTRTSGDSNYGSESSSGVFPRVSQELKEALATLQQTFVVSDATKPDCPIMYASSGFFNMTGYSSKEVIGRNCRFLQGPDTDMNEVEKIRDATRNGKSYCGRLLNYKKNGTPFWNLLTITPIKDDNGNTIKFIGMQVEVSKYTEGLSEKALRPNGLPTSLIRYDARQKERALGSITEVVQTVKDPKSSSKPMIEENATKHEEKEKFDFEFVLPKSVEAGNTSKFSKQIPPKNSETDASRLSSYEERNKASRKSARVSLKGFKGRSSSTGRDEETPIIEPEVLMTQEITRTESWERAERERDIRQGIDLATTLERIEKNFVISDPRLPDCPIIFASDSFLELTEYTREEILGRNCRFLQGPETDQATVQKIRDAIREQREITVQLINYTKSGKKFWNLFHLQPMRDQKGELQYFIGVQLDGSDHVEPLKNRLSENAELQSAKLVKATAENVDEAVRELPDANLRPEDLWAIHSQPVFPLPHKKDNPSWVAIKKIAARGEKISLHHFSPIRPLGCGDTGSVHLVELQGTDELYAMKAMEKSIMLNRNKVHRACIEREIISLLDHPFLPTLYTSFETSTHVCLITDFCAGGELFALLDKQPMKIFKEDSARFYAAEVVIGLEYLHCLGIIYRDLKPENILLNKEGHVVLTDFDLSFMTNCKPQVVKHPPPSNRRRSRSQPPPTFVAEPVTQSNSFVGTEEYIAPEIITGAGHSSAIDWWTLGILLYEMLYGRTPFRGKNRQRTFSNILHKDLTFPSSIPASLAARQLINALLQRDPASRLGSTTGANEIKQHPFFRGINWPLIRNMNPPPLEAPLKLIEKVPVAKDIKWEDDGVLSTSIDMDNIF